The following coding sequences lie in one Jonesia denitrificans DSM 20603 genomic window:
- a CDS encoding NADH-quinone oxidoreductase subunit A: MTNPYVPLLILMGIALILAIGGVVASALIGPKKYNKAKLEAYECGIQPTPHAAEGGKFPVKYYLVAMTFIVFDIEIIFLYPWAVDFAHLATFGVVAMLSFLALITVPFLYEWRRGGFDWA; encoded by the coding sequence ATGACAAACCCCTACGTCCCGCTTCTCATCCTCATGGGCATTGCCCTGATCTTGGCTATCGGTGGGGTGGTAGCGAGCGCTCTCATCGGCCCAAAGAAATACAACAAAGCCAAACTAGAAGCCTATGAATGCGGGATCCAGCCCACACCGCACGCCGCAGAAGGTGGGAAATTCCCTGTCAAGTACTACCTCGTGGCAATGACCTTCATCGTTTTCGACATCGAAATCATCTTCCTCTACCCGTGGGCCGTCGACTTCGCGCACCTGGCAACCTTTGGTGTCGTCGCGATGCTCTCCTTCCTCGCCCTGATCACCGTGCCATTCTTGTACGAGTGGCGCCGTGGCGGATTCGACTGGGCTTAA
- a CDS encoding NADH-quinone oxidoreductase subunit B, which produces MAHDDSTPGFFTASLEDVAGLFRKGSMWPVTFGLACCAIEMMATASSRFDVARFGMEVFRASPRQADLMIVAGRVSQKMAPVVRQVYDQMAEPKWVLSMGVCASSGGMFNNYAIVQGVDHIVPVDIYLPGCPPRPEMLINAMLELHKQVQEQPLFGNRRAIIEKVERAALDATPVSQMKGLLA; this is translated from the coding sequence ATGGCACACGATGACTCCACACCAGGGTTCTTCACCGCATCACTGGAAGACGTTGCTGGCCTCTTCCGTAAAGGATCGATGTGGCCGGTGACGTTCGGGCTAGCGTGCTGCGCAATCGAAATGATGGCGACAGCGTCCTCCCGCTTTGACGTTGCCCGGTTCGGGATGGAAGTGTTCCGCGCTTCCCCTCGTCAGGCTGACCTCATGATCGTGGCCGGCCGAGTGTCACAAAAAATGGCTCCAGTTGTCCGTCAGGTCTATGACCAAATGGCGGAACCCAAATGGGTCCTGTCCATGGGCGTGTGCGCATCGTCAGGCGGAATGTTCAACAACTACGCCATTGTGCAAGGTGTTGATCACATCGTCCCGGTCGACATTTACCTGCCAGGGTGTCCACCGAGACCAGAAATGCTCATCAACGCCATGCTGGAACTCCACAAACAAGTACAAGAACAACCTCTCTTTGGTAACCGTCGGGCCATCATCGAGAAAGTGGAGCGCGCTGCTCTCGATGCAACCCCCGTCTCCCAGATGAAAGGCCTGCTGGCATGA